One candidate division WOR-3 bacterium DNA window includes the following coding sequences:
- a CDS encoding adenylate/guanylate cyclase domain-containing protein: protein MIKRKIRNEIAFTFSLIVFFTTFFLTLILAKINTDSLTLSAKEYAVAISDEIKKDLFQKTEIIEEALNYVIDIFNDNALNIEKKIEYVKIYLSFEPNINYIGIYDVNGRLIDQFSSPKYGILKDITDKIKIIRSDSTFYSLYYSEKDSFPVLEAIKKWKTSDNRLIGYLSAGFSLSYLSSYLKELSFRRFNIYDLIFILDKNGNVIAHPEIKFVKEKKKLKEIGFFKNFENSKEILKFDIAFSQNYIDYKNRKLLGTFTTLPSLEWGIVVSQPHEIVYASLRRLYTFSSLTGFIFLFLSIIFGILSSRYLTKPIEELNLGIKRIISRDFGYQVNVRAKNEIGELANSFNEMIKTLKHYKEEIIKETEIKLFAMRYLPTHLANQLIAQGKSTLSAETIKREISIMFADISNFTSLSEKFSPEKLVSYLNKYFNIATESIFKYNGVIDKFIGDCVMALFGVPYVSINAAEEAVKSAIDLIKNILMKNEEFEKEFGFGIRVKIGISTGDVVVGNIGSKTRLDYTAIGKAVNLASRFEELALDNEIIIDESTKNKLPSIIKIEEIGYMKIKGIKENVKCYRVIL, encoded by the coding sequence ATGATAAAGAGAAAAATTAGAAATGAAATTGCCTTTACTTTTTCTCTTATAGTTTTTTTTACCACTTTCTTTTTGACTTTGATTCTTGCAAAGATAAATACAGATTCCCTGACTCTTTCAGCAAAAGAGTATGCAGTTGCTATTTCAGATGAGATAAAAAAAGATTTATTTCAAAAAACTGAAATAATTGAAGAAGCTTTAAATTATGTGATTGATATATTTAATGATAATGCTTTAAATATTGAAAAAAAAATTGAATATGTTAAGATTTATCTTTCTTTTGAACCCAACATTAATTATATTGGTATTTATGATGTAAACGGTAGACTTATTGATCAATTTTCTTCTCCTAAATACGGTATTTTAAAAGACATAACCGATAAAATAAAAATAATTCGTTCAGATTCAACTTTTTATAGTCTATATTATTCAGAAAAAGATTCCTTCCCAGTTCTTGAAGCAATTAAAAAGTGGAAAACGTCTGATAATAGGTTAATTGGATATTTATCTGCTGGATTTTCTCTTTCCTATCTTTCTTCTTATTTGAAAGAACTTTCTTTTCGGAGATTTAATATTTATGACCTTATTTTTATTTTGGATAAAAATGGAAATGTTATTGCGCATCCAGAAATTAAATTTGTAAAAGAGAAAAAAAAATTAAAGGAAATTGGTTTTTTTAAAAATTTTGAGAATTCCAAAGAAATTTTAAAATTTGATATAGCTTTTTCTCAAAATTATATTGATTATAAAAATAGAAAACTACTTGGAACTTTTACAACCTTACCTTCTCTTGAGTGGGGAATAGTAGTTTCTCAGCCCCATGAAATAGTTTATGCAAGCTTAAGAAGATTATATACATTTTCATCTTTAACAGGTTTTATATTTCTTTTTCTTAGTATAATATTTGGAATTTTATCTTCAAGATATTTAACAAAACCTATAGAAGAGCTAAATTTAGGCATCAAAAGAATAATTTCCAGAGATTTTGGATATCAAGTTAATGTAAGGGCAAAAAATGAGATTGGAGAGCTTGCTAATTCTTTTAACGAAATGATTAAAACTCTCAAGCATTATAAAGAAGAAATTATTAAAGAAACAGAGATTAAATTATTTGCTATGAGATATTTACCAACTCATTTAGCAAATCAATTAATAGCTCAGGGTAAAAGCACTCTTTCAGCTGAAACAATAAAAAGAGAAATTAGTATAATGTTTGCAGATATAAGTAATTTCACTTCTTTAAGTGAAAAATTTTCACCAGAAAAACTTGTTTCTTACTTAAATAAATATTTTAATATTGCAACAGAGTCAATATTTAAATATAATGGTGTAATTGATAAGTTTATAGGAGATTGTGTAATGGCTTTATTTGGAGTTCCTTATGTTTCAATTAATGCTGCTGAAGAAGCGGTTAAGTCAGCAATTGATTTGATAAAAAATATATTAATGAAAAATGAGGAATTTGAAAAAGAGTTTGGTTTTGGTATTAGAGTAAAAATAGGAATTTCAACTGGAGATGTAGTTGTAGGTAATATAGGCTCAAAGACAAGATTAGACTACACTGCAATAGGTAAAGCCGTAAATCTCGCCTCCAGATTTGAAGAATTAGCTCTTGACAATGAAATTATAATTGATGAAAGTACAAAAAATAAACTCCCATCAATAATAAAAATAGAAGAAATAGGATATATGAAAATTAAAGGGATAAAAGAAAATGTAAAATGTTATAGAGTAATATTATAA